Genomic segment of Arthrobacter antioxidans:
TCCTGCGTGACCAGGAGCCGTGGATACCCTTCCAGGGCGTCGACAACGGGCTGGATGACCGCGACGGGCTTCTCCGTATCAGCGGCAACAACAATTCCGTCATCGGCAACCACTTCTCCCACATCATCGACGCACAGGACATCCGGCCGACAGGTGCGGCGCCGGTGATCGTCCGGCTGGTCGCGGGGGCAGGCAATTTCGTCTCCAACAATCACGCGGTGGCGCTGGACGTCCGTTCCACGTCGAGCGACTCCTGCTTCGAGGCGCAGGTGGACGCCCTGCTGACGACCGAGGCTGCGGACGATCGGGCCGTCACGACCGTTATGGTCGACGCCGGGTCAGCCCGGAACACGATCCTCGATTCGGGAAGCGACGCCCAGGTCGTGGCCGACAGGACTATCAACGCCGTCAGGGCCACACCCACGATCGGTTCCTGAGGCAGCACGACTAGTTGGGGGCAATAGCCGACGTCGAATCAACCGATGTTGACAATGCCTCTACTCGTCGCTAATCGAGCCGATCTGGTCGAAGGCTGCGGTGAGGTCATTAGCTACCGGCAGCGCGCTGTTCTGCCGCCGGCAGGTTCTCGTAGGTGTAGGTCGATGCCGCTATCGGTGATTCGTATCGACCGAGCGCTTGACGGACGATGTGGTCGTTCATGCTGCCGCAGATCAGGATCCCGACGGTGTCGTTGTGTGCCTCGCGGCTGAGCTTGTCATCGACCGGGGCGACACAGCTTCCCACAGTATTGGGGTTGGAATGTGCCGGTCTTGAGTTCGATGACGAAGTAGCGCACCTGCTCGACGTCGAAGAACAGCAGGTCGATGTAGAAGTCATCGCCGCCGACTTCGAAGTGCTCACCAGGGGATTCCTGGACCCCCGTACTCCACGGCCGCCGCGGGATACCGGTCACGAGCCTCGGCGCTGAGATTCTCATCGAGGACGGTGGTGAACCTGTAGCGCAATTGACTCTCCCGGCCCATGTCTGGCGAATGCTGTCATGTACTGCAAACCAGCTCAGTGTTGACTGCCCGCCGGGTGCTCTGACGAGCGCGCTGCACGCTATCCTTCAGCGCCTGCAGCGTCGAGCCGCACTCATCGGGCAGGGCAACATCAGAGGTTGTCGTAGACCCTATTCTTCAGGCCCACCACCGCTGACATGCCGCAGCAAAGGCCTGGGGCGGGGACACGTGAGAACATCACGGCGCCGGCATGCACAATATCGCTGGGCTGGGCCGGGCCGCGGTGTAGAGGTGAACTAGGCGTCCTGCGTCGGAGGCTGGATATTGGCTGTCAGCGCAACCGGACCAGCCAGTCCGGTGGGCGCATGTACCCTATTGCGACGCCCCCACGACGATAGGACTCAGAGACACCATGGCCACCGACTACGACGAGCCTCGCGTTCGCCCGGAAGACCAGCCAGCCAACGAATCGCTCGAGGCCATCCAGGCCCAGCGCAGCACCACCACGCAGACGGCCGTCATCGACGTCGAGGATGGTGATACTGCCGAAGGTTTCGACCTGCCAGGAGCCATTCTGGAGGAAGAACTGATGGTGCAGGTCGTACCCGTGCAGGAGGACGAATTCACCTGCATGTCCTGCTTCCTCGTCCACCACCGCACCCAACTCGCACGGGAGAAGAACGGCGACAAGTACTGCGCTGAATGCGAAGGGTGACCACTGACCGGCCGGTACGCCGCTGATGAACGCGCGGTATCACCCGACTGTTCGTCGCGGCACGCGGTTCTTCCTCGGCAAGCAGGCTTAGGGTTGACAAGCGCGCTGCCGGGCGGTTGGCAAGCTCGAACTTGGCTGAACTGATTCTGAAAGCGGCGGGGTCTCGGCTATTGGTCAGGTGCCAACTTCAGCCGGGGCACCTCGTCGGGTAGATCCCTCCATCTATCCCCTCTTCTCGCAGCGGAGGCTGGCCCTTGCCCTACCCTGCCAGTCAATTGATGCGGACCAGTGCGGAACCGTCGTGCTCGGTCACCTTCACTGCTCCGGCGGTAAGTGCTGCAAGGCTGGCGAGAGCCTCAGGCCGGTCCTGCAGGTCAACTAGGCGCACTATTGGGTGGCTACGGTCATCAGGAGTCCATGTGGCATCGACCGGGGTTCTGCAGGAAGGACCGACTTGCAGCTGATTGAGGTCATGACGGATGCCTTGCCCTGTTGCCTTCAATACCGCTTCCTTCCTGGTCCAGAGGCGGGTGAACATTCTTGCCCGTGAACCCGCAGCGACGCCCCAGAGTTCCTGGCGTTCATGGGGCGTGCATACCAGCGGTGCGATCGGCAGGGGATCCCACCCTTCGTCGACGCCCTCGATGTCCATTCCGATAGCAGCTCCCTTTGTGATCGCTAGACCAACCCAGTGGCCTGAATGCGACAGGGAGATTTCCCAACCAGTTCCGGGAAGTGTTGGCTTGCCCCGCGCTCCTCCTGAGAGCTGTACAGGGACGTTCTCGGGATGACATCCCTGACGCTGTGCCACCGTGCGGCGCAGCATGGAACGTCCCATTTGGAAGCTAAGGGCAGTGTCCAAGCATTTGATTGAGTTCAGTCGTACCCGCTCCTGATCGCTGAGGATCCGATCGATTCCTGCCTCAGCATCTTTCCGCTGTGCCCAGTAGACGTCGACCACCGCGTCCCTCTGGTCACCGGAGTAGGGTAGCTGCCGAATCATGCGGGCTGCTCCTGCAGCGCCATAATGAAGTTGGCTGTGAGGTCAACAGTGGGCTCGTGCAGGACTTGGTAATGATTGGCTTCAAGCTCCACTACTGCGCCTCGAGCTTCCATGCGATCCCGGTAAGGGGAGGCGAACGACGGCCCGTCGCCGGCTGCAATCAGGACCTGTGTCTGCGACAAAACCTGCTGGATGTCGCTGGCGGGTTGGGAGCGGAAGCTGTAAGTAGCGGCAACTACCTCAATGATTCGGGAGGCCAACGCCATGTCAAGGGCGGGGACCCGTCCTGCCAGGAGCTCCATGAATTCGTTTCGAGTGCGCACCTTCGCCAGAAGCGCGTCCCTGTGCAAACCATCGAGGCTCCCGGTGAATACAGACATGAGGATCATCCGGAAGTACGGGTCCAAGAATGCGTTCGGTCCGTTCCAAGGCCTGTCTGGGACCCCGTCGATTTCGGGGGATCCGGGGGCGATGAGGGTTAGTCGGTCGACCGTGACACCGCGCGCTTCTAGCCAAAGCGCTACTTCTGCGGCCACTCTGGCCCCGAAGGAGTACCCCATCAAGGTCACACTATTGCCCTCTGCAGCTTCCAGAACCGGTTCTACGTCTGCCGCAACCATCTCCTCCATGGTTGTACAGGGACTCTCCCCCGGGTTGAGTCCGTATGCCTGAATACCGTATACAGGGCGTCCATGGGATATGCGGGCGGCAAGCCCACGCAGGCTCATGGGGTATCCTCCGAGGCCCGGCCAGACAAATACTGGCTCTCCGGTACCGGGTGCTAGAAGCACAAGGCGCGAGGCATTTGCAGGGGCGACCTGGCGGATCCGCTCGGCGAGCTCCCGTGCGGTGGGCGCCTCGAAGATCGATTGAATTGGCAGGCTGGATCCAAAATGCTCGTTGAGTGCATTGATGAGTTTCACTGCGGTAAGCGAGTTGCCCCCGATGTCGAAAAAGTCATCGGATACCGAAAGCACTTCCCGGTCGAGCATTCGCGACCACACATTCAGGCAGTCTGTCTCCAGCTTGGAACTTGGAAGAATGACCGCCCGTTGGGGTCGCTGATCGCTCTCCAGCTGCTGGATCAGCGCCGCTCGGTCGACCTTGCCGCTGCTGGACATGGGCAGCTTGTCGAGCACTTCCACGCGCGAGG
This window contains:
- a CDS encoding 4'-phosphopantetheinyl transferase family protein, coding for MVDVYWAQRKDAEAGIDRILSDQERVRLNSIKCLDTALSFQMGRSMLRRTVAQRQGCHPENVPVQLSGGARGKPTLPGTGWEISLSHSGHWVGLAITKGAAIGMDIEGVDEGWDPLPIAPLVCTPHERQELWGVAAGSRARMFTRLWTRKEAVLKATGQGIRHDLNQLQVGPSCRTPVDATWTPDDRSHPIVRLVDLQDRPEALASLAALTAGAVKVTEHDGSALVRIN
- a CDS encoding PDDEXK nuclease domain-containing protein, which translates into the protein MRISAPRLVTGIPRRPWSTGVQESPGEHFEVGGDDFYIDLLFFDVEQVRYFVIELKTGTFQPQYCGKLCRPGR
- a CDS encoding DUF4193 domain-containing protein produces the protein MATDYDEPRVRPEDQPANESLEAIQAQRSTTTQTAVIDVEDGDTAEGFDLPGAILEEELMVQVVPVQEDEFTCMSCFLVHHRTQLAREKNGDKYCAECEG